The sequence GCCGACGCCGTAGTTGTCCCACTCGGTCGTTTCCATCAGCTCCTTGAAGGTCTTCACGTAACCTTCGCCGACCAGGTAGCACGGCTTCTGCCAGCCGAACACCGTACGCGCCGGGTTGCCCCACGGCGTGCACTTGTACGTCTGGTTGCCGGCCAGGAAGTCGAGGAACAGCGACGACTGGCTGAACGACCAGCGCTTGCCGCCTTCGCCGCGCTTCAGGATCTCGCGGAACAGGTTCTTCGTCTTGTCGCGGTTCAGGAAGTGTTGCTGGTCCGGCGCGCGCTCGTATGCGTAGCCCGGCGACACCGTGATGCCGTCGACGCCGATCGGCTTGAGCGTGTCGAAGAACTTCGCGACGCGCTCGGGCACCGCATCGTTGAACAGCGTGCAGTTGATGTTCACGCGGAAGCCGCGGCGCTTCGCTTCCTTGATCGCCGCGACGGCCTTGTCGTACACGCCTTCCTGCGACACCGAGTGATCGTGCGCCTGCTGGTCGCCGTCGAGGTGGACCGACCAGACGAAATACGGGCTCGGCTCGTAGTCGTCCATCTTCTTTTCCATCAGCAGCGCGTTCGTGCACAGGTACACGAATTTCTTGCGCTTCATGATGCCCTTGACGATTTCCGGCATCTCCTTGTGGAGCAGCGGTTCGCCGCCGGCGATCGACACGACGGGCGCGCCGCACTCGTCGACGGCCTGCAGGCATTCCTCGACGGACAGGCGCTGGTTCAGGATCGGATCCGGATAATCGATCTTGCCGCAGCCGTTGCACGCGAGGTTGCAGCGGAACAGCGGCTCGAGCATCAGCGCGAGCGGATAGCGTTTGTTGCCGGACAGGTGCTGGCGCACGATGTATGCGCCGACACGGACTTGCTGGAGCAGCGGAATAGACAAGGGATGTCCTCCTTAAACTTCGCGGGCGACAGCTTGCGTGAGCTTCGCCGGCAGCTTGAATTCGACTTTTTCCTCACGGCCCGCCATCGTCGCGACATCGACGGGCCCCAGCGCGCGCAGCGCGCCAATTACATCCTCGACCATCTCTTCGGGCGCCGACGCGCCGGCGGTCAGGCCGACCGTCTGCACGCCTGCGAACCATTCGGCCTTCACTTCCGAGCCGTCGGCGACGAGATAGCTCGGCACACCGCTTTCGGTGCCGATCTCGCGCAGGCGGTTCGAGTTCGAGCTGTTCGTCGCACCGACGACGAGCAGCACGTCAACCTGTTCGCTCAGCTCGCGCACGGCGGCCTGGCGATTCTGCGTTGCGTAGCAGATGTCACGCGTGTCCGGGCCGACCAGGTCGGTGAACCGGCGCTGCAGCGCTTCGATGATGCCGCGCGTATCGTCGACCGACAGCGTGGTCTGCGTGATGTACGCGACCGGCGTATCGACGGGCAACGTCAGCGTATCGACTTCGGCTTCGCTCTGCACGAGGATCACCTCGGCCGGAATCTGGCCGATCGTACCCTCGACTTCCGGGTGGCCCGCATGGCCGATCAGGATCAGCCGGCGGCCCGCCGCGACATACTGGCGGCCCTGCACGTGCACCTTCGTGACGAGCGGACAGGTCGCGTCGAGCACGTCGAGCCCGCGCGTTTCCGCGTCGCGCTCGACCGTCTGGGCGACACCGTGCGCGCTGAAGATCGCGACAGCGCCGTGCGGCACCTCGTCGAGTTCCTCAACGAATCGTGCCCCTTTATTACGCAGATTTTCGACGACATGCCGGTTATGAACGATCTCGTGACGCACATAGACCGGCGCGCCGTGCTGCTGCAGCGCGCGATCGACGATCTCGATCGCACGGACAACCCCCGCACAAAAGCCGCGGGGCTGGGCAAGGATGACTCGCATAAGTGAGCGAACTCCGACGCATACACCGGGGTTCGAGGAGCTGGCACTGCTCGCTCGCCCCGGCTTGATGTTATGAAGGCAGGAACGAACCGGCCAGGCCAGGCCCCGGAACCCCGAATTAATCGCGCATTTTAACTCTATCGGGCCGTCCGTGCTTTGGTGCTGTGTCGGCCGTGTTGCAATTGCGGGAGAGCCGCGTCGGCGCTGGCGCGCGCGGAACCCAGTAAACTAGGCGGTTTCGCGGGCAGCCGCTCCGGCTGCCCGGCGTCGCGCTCATTTCAAGGCCATTCGATGACCGTCGATTCTTACGCGTATTGCCCGTCCGCCCGCGCGGTTTCGGGTGTTTTGTTCCTGACCCCGATTGAATATGCCGATGCCCGGCAGGAGGCGTGCCGATGATGCTGGTGCTCGCCTTCCTGGTGTCCGGCCTGTCGCTGATGATCTGGATCGTGCTGCTCGTCGCGCGCGGCGGCTTCTGGCGCGCGGTGCCCGCGCGGCCGCTGTCGCCCGACGCGCGCGGCGCCGCGGCCGAGGCCGGCTGGCCGGCCGTCGTCGCGGTCGTGCCGGCGCGCAACGAGGCCGACGTGATCGCCCGCGCGGCGACCTCGCTGCTCGAGCAGGATTATCCGGGCGATTTTCATCTGATCATTGTCGACGACCACAGCGACGACGGCACCGCCGACGCGGCCCGCGCGGCCGCGCTCGCGATCAATCGCGCCGACCGGCTGACGGTGCTGGCCGCGAAGCCGCTGCCGGCCGGCTGGTCGGGCAAGGTGTGGGCGCAGTCGCAGGGGATCGCCGCGGTGCAGACGCTCGGCCTGCCGGCCGACTACCTGCTGCTGACGGATGCCGACATCGGCCATCCGCCCGACGCCGTCGCGCAGCTCGTCACGCGCGCACAGGCCGAGAGCCGCGATCTCGTGTCGCTGATGGTGCGGCTGCGCTGCGATTCGTTCTGGGAAAAGGCGCTGATCCCGGCATTCGTGTTCTTCTTCGCGAAGCTCTACCCGTTCTCGTGGATCAACAATCCGCGCAACCGGACGGCCGGCGCCGCGGGCGGCTGCATGCTGGTGAAGCGCACGGCGCTCGAGGAAGCCGGCGGCATCGAGTCGATCCGCGGCGCGCTGATCGACGACTGCAGCCTCGCCGCGCAGATCAAGCACCGCGGCAGCGGCCGCCATCCGATCCGTCTCGATCTGGCCGACCGCAGCGTGTCGCTGCGCCCGTACGACAGCTGGCGCGACATCTGGAACATGATTGCGCGCACCGCGTTCACGCAGCTGCACTATTCGCCGCTGCTGCTGGCCGGCACGCTGCTCGGGATGGCGATCATCTACCTCGTGCCGCCGATTGCGGCGCTGGCGTACGGCGCGCGCGCGTGGCCGGCGTGGCTCGCATGGGCGTCGATGTGCGCCGCGTATGGGCCGATGCTGCGCTACTACCGGCGCTCGCCGCTGTGGGCGCCCGCGCTGCCGCTCGTCGCGCTGTTCTACGTCGGCGCGACGTTCGCGTCCGCGTGGCGCTACTGGCGCGGCAAGGGCGGCCAGTGGAAGGCGCGCGTGCAGGCGCCGGTGGATCGCTGAACGTTTCGCGCGCCGCCGGCGCGCGTCCCGGGAAGCTGCCGTTCCGGCAGCCGGAAAGCAAACAACCCGATCGGCGCAAGCCGGTCGGGTTGTTTCGTTTTCGGCGCCGTCGCTGGCTGGCGCTTACCGCTGGGTCAGCATCATGTACATCTGGACCACGACGTCCGGCGAGAACGTGAACGGCACCCAGCCGTAGCCCGTGTGGCGAGCTACCAGCAGGCGGTCGCCGTTCGACTGCTTCTGCACGGCCATCATCGGGTTCTTCGTCGTCACGAAACGCCAGCCGGCCGGGATGCCGGGCGGCGGCTCCGGCTGCATCGACGCGCGTGCATGCGCGAGTTCCTCGATCAACTGCCCCAGTTGCTCCGGATGCAGCGTGATCGATTCGCCGTTGATGGTCAGCGTGAGTTCGTGCTGCGTCGGACGCGACACGTGCAGCGTCGATTTGTCCGCCGGGGCGGTGGCGGCTTTGATTTCAACCGCGGTTCCGGCTGGCGCCGTCGCGACGATCGCGGTTCCGGCGTCGGTCGCTGCATCGGTCGCAGCCGGCGCGGCCGCGTTTATGGGCGGTTCCGCGGCCGGCTCTGCGGCCGGCGTGTCCGCCGGTTCGACGACTTCGGCTGCAACAGCCGTTGCCGCAGCCACGGTCGTTGCGGCTTCCTTGACGACGGCTTCGACCAGCGCCTCGGCGTCGGCGATGGCCTTCGCGTGGTGCTGCGCGGCGGCTTCGGCTTGCGCGATTGCTTCGGTATGGCGTTGCGCGGCGGCCTCGGCCTGCGCGATCGCTTCGACGTGGCGCTGCGTGACGGCTTCGGCCTCGGCGGTCGCGTCGGCATGACGCTGCGCGGCGGCCTGCGTCTCGGCGATCGCTTGCGTGTGACGTTGCGCGAGTGCTTCGGCCTCGGCGATCGCAGCCGTGTGGCGCTGCGTGGCCGCTTCGGCCTCGACGGTCGCTTCCGCGTGACGCTTCGCGGCGGCCTCGGCTTCGACGGTCGCTGCCGCATGGCGCTGCGCGGCCGCCTCCGCCTCGATCGCGGCGGCGTGATGACGCTGCGCGGCGGCCTCCGCTTCGGCGATCGCAGCCGCGTGACGCTGCGATGCGGCTTCGGCATCTGCGTGACGTTGCGCGAGCGCTTCGGTCAGTGCGGTGGCTTCCGCATGGCGCTGCACGGCCGCTTCGGCTTGCGCGGTGGCATCTGTATGACGTTGGGCAGCGGTTTCGGCGGCGGCGGTCGCGTTGGCGTGGCGCTGCTGCGCGGCTTCGGCGTCGGCGGCCGCCGCCGTATGGCGCTGTGCGGCGGCCTGCGCTTCGGTTTCCGCGGCGGCGTGACGCTCTGCCGCGGCCCGGGCTTCCGCTGCTGCGGCGCGCGCGAAGGCTTCCGCGCTGCGTGCCGCCTGCTGCGCGGCGTGGTGATCGTGGAGCAGCTGATCGACGCCCGTGTTGAGCGAGTCGATCTGATCGTTCAGGTTCATGCGTGTCTTCTCTGCGTAAGACCCGCGATTTTACCCGCTGCGCCGGTGCCGGTCCGTGCGCGACGTGTAACAAAGTGCGCAAAGCGGTGCGAAGCGCACCGCTCTGTGTTACTTCAGGTAGCCCGCCGAGCCGAACCAGTCGAGCGCATCGCGCAGCCCTTCGCGGTACGGACGCGCGCGGTAGCCGAGCTCACGTTCGGCCTTCGCGGACGTGAAATACATCTTGTTCTTCGACATCCGCAGCCCGTCCACGGTGACGAACGGCTCCTTCTTCGTGAACTTCGCGATCGCTTCGGCGCCTGCCGCGAGCGGGTAGAGCGGCCAGCGCGGCAGCGCGATCGTCGGCGCCTTGCGGCCCGTCATCTGCGCGATGTCGGCGAGCATCTGCTGCAGCGGCAGGTTTTCGCCGCCGAGGATGTAGCGCTCGCCGATCCGGCCGCGCTCGAGCGCGAGGAAGTGGCCGTGCGCGACGTCGTCGACGTGCACGAGGTTCAGCCCCGTATCGACGAACGCGGGAATCTTGCCGAGCGCGGCCTCGACGATGATGCGGCCGGTCGGCGTCGGCTTCACGTCGCGCGGGCCGATCGGCGTCGACGGATTGACGATCACGGCCGGCAGCCCTTCGTCGGCGATCATCCGCTCGACCGCGCGTTCCGCGAGCACCTTGCTGCGCTTGTAGACGCCGATCGCCTGCTCGGGCGTGAGCGGCCGGTTCTCGTCGGACGGATCGCCCGAGCTCGTCACCTTCAGCGTCGCGACGCTGCTCGTGTAGACGATCCGCTCGACGCCTTCCGCGCGCGCCGCGCGCATCGTCGCGACCGCGCCCTCGAGGTTCGCGCGCTCGATCTCGTCGGGATCGGGCGCCCACAGCCGGTAGTCGGCCGCCACGTGCAACAGGTAGCGCACGCCGCGCAGCGCAGCGCGCATCGACGCCTCGTCGCGCATGTCGCCGGTGACGATCTCGGCGTCGAGATCCGCGACGTTCGTGCGCGGGCTGGTCGGGCGCACCAGCACGCGCACCGCATAGCCTTTCTGCTGCGCAATGCGCGCGACGGCCGAGCCGACGAAACCGGACGCGCCGGTGACGAGAACGAGATCGCGGGAGGTATCAGTCATGCGTTTCCTTCAGGGCCGTGCGCGAGCGGCGCGGCGGTTGAGCGTCGGCGAGATTGTACGTGGTCGGCGTGCGCGGCGACGCAAGGCCGGCGCGTGTACGAAGCGGCCGACGCGACTACAATGCCGGGCTTGAATGCAACGGGAGGGCGACGCGATGAGCCGCAATGAACTGGACGAACGAATCGAGACCTACTACGTGCGGGTGCGCGGCGTCGTGCAGGGCGTCGGTTTCCGTCATGCGACGGTGCGCGAAGCGCATGCGCTGAAGCTGCGCGGCTGGGTCGCGAATCTCGAGGACGGCAGCGTCGAGGCGATGATCCAGGGCACCGGCGCGCAGATCGACCGGATGCTCGCGTGGCTGCGTCACGGGCCGCCGGCCGCGCGCGTGACCGAGGTGACGTTCGAGGAACGCCGGACCGAAAAGCGCTTCGAGCGCTTCCAGCAGCAGTAAGGCGGTACGACTGACATGACGGGGTATCCGGAAGCCGGGCGCGGCCTGATGTTGTCGGTGATGGCGTCGACGCTGTTCGCGCTGATGTCGGCTTACGCGAAACTGCTCGCGCCGCTCACGGGGCTCGACATCTTCGCGTGGCGCGTCTTGTGGACCGCACCGGGCGCGCTCGCGCTGGTCGCGCTGCGCGGCCGCTGGCCGGCGCTCGTCGAACTCCTCCGGCGCAGCGTGCGCGACTGGCGTTTGCTGATCGCGCTGCCCGTGAGCGCGACGCTGCTCGGCGTGCAGTTGTGGCTGTTCCTGTGGGCGCCGCTGCACGGCCGCATGCTCGAAGTGTCGCTCGGCTATTTCCTGCTGCCGCTGACGATGGTGCTCGTCGGCCGCTTCTACTATCACGAACGGCTCGACCCGCTGCAATGGGCGGCGGTCGCGTGCGCCGCCCTCGGCGTCGCGCACGAAGTGTGGGCGACGCGCGCGTTCGCGTGGCCGACGCTCGTCGTCGCGCTCGGCTATCCGCCGTATTTCGTGCTGCGCCGGCGGATCAACGCCGATTCGCTGGCCGCGTTCGCGGTCGAGATCGCGCTGCTGTGCCCGATCGCGTTCGCGATGGTTGCGACGAGCACGACGCGCGTCGGCAACCATCCGGTGTTGTGGGCCGCGCTGCTGCCGGGGCTCGGCGTGCTCAGCACGCTCGCGCTCGCGAGCTACCTGAAGGCGAGCCGGATGCTGCCGATGGCGCTGTTCGGGATTCTCGGCTACGTCGAGCCCGTGCTGCTCGTCGCGGTGTCGCTGCTGCTGCTCGGCGAGACGCTGAGTGTCGCGAAGCTCGCGACGTACGGGCCGATCTGGGTCGCCGTCGCGCTGACCGCGTGGCACAGCGCAATGCTGATGCGGCGCCTGCCCGCGCGCGGATAAGCTTCGGTCGCGGTGCGGCGGCAGCACGGATCGTGCCGCGCATCGCGCATCACACAAGCGGCCGAACAGCGGTCGAACGCATCGATGCTGGCCGCAAACTGGCGACGCGCTGACGTGGATCTGGCGGCGCTGCCCGCTTCGCGTCGAAGGTCTCGCGCTTGTAATCGAACAGAAGATTCGGTTGCACTTTGTTACTTAGGGTATCTCCGGATCGGCCATAGACTGGCCTGACCGACTTCCCTTCGTATGCAACTTTCCAATGAACGGTCATCTCCGTGCCTGGCCAGCCGGGTTGGCGCGATACGAGCATACGCGTATCGCCGCTGATCGCGCTCGCCTTCCCCTTTCCGATCCATGCCCCGGCGCCTGTCGCGCCGTCGTTGCGCAGGTGCGCTCATGTCGTTGAGCATGCCGCCTTCCGCCACGGTTCAGCCGTCGCGCAGCGGCCGCCTGATCGAAGTCGACTTCTTCCGCGGGATCGTGCTGTTGATGATCGTCGTCGATCACATCGGCGCGAGCGTGCTGTCGCGCGTGACGCTGCACGCGTTTGCGCTGTGCGATGCGGCCGAGGTGTTCGTCTTTCTCGGCGGCTTCGCGACCGCGAGCGCCTACGGTGCGATCGCCGAACGGCACGGCGCGCGCGCCGCGCAGCGCCGGTTCGTGCGCCGCGCGATGCAGATCTACCGCGCGTTTCTTGCGACGTCGACGCTGATGCTCGTCGTGTCGGCCGTGCTCGACCACTACGGGATCGATGCGCCGAACCTCGCGCTCGACGACGTCAGCGTGATGCTCGCGTCGCCGCTCACGGGTCTCGCCGAGCTGATGACGTTCCAGCGCCAGCCGTATCTCGCGTCGGTGCTGCCGATGTACGTGCTGTTCGCGCTCGCGTCGCCGGTGCTCGTGCCGTTCGCGCGCCGCCATCCGTGGCTGCTCGTCGCGTTCAGCGTCGCATCGTGGATCGCGGCGGGCTGGCTCGGCCCCGAGCTGCTGGACACCGACGGCTTCCGCTGGAGCTTCAACCCGTTCGCATGGCAGCTGATGTTCGTCGCCGGCGTGCTCGCGCGCTGCCAGCCGTTCTACCGGCGCATCGCGCTCGGGCGGTGGGGCGCCGCGGCGACCGGCGTCGCGTGCGCGGTCGTGCTCGGTTGCGCGAGCTACAAGCTGTTCTCGGGGCTGCCGCTGCCCGAAGGCGTGCTCAAGCGCGATCTCGCGCTGCCGCGCGTCGTGAGCTTCGCGGCCGTCGCGTGGCTGATGGCCGATTGGGTGCGCTACGGCTGGATCGCGCGGATCGCGCAGGCCGTGCGCCCCGTCGTCGCGGTCGGCCAGCGCGGGCTGATCTGCTTCGTCGCGGGCGCGGCGATCTCGCTCGTCATCGATTCGCTGCTGCATCCGGTCGCGAGCGGCGCCGAGCTGCGGCATATCGGCGTGGGTCTCGTGGCCGACGCGTGCGCGCTCGGGCTGATGATGGCCGTGGCCGGTTCGGGAACGTGGATCGCGCGGTGGCGCGGTGCGGCCGCGTGAGCGGCGCGGGAGGCGGCGCGTGCGGCACGGCATGTGCCGCGCGGCGTCAGTGAGGTGAGCCGATACGGGAGCGGGGGACGGCGGTTGCGTCGTCGGATTCTGCTTCGTCGCGTTCGTCCGGCGCCGGATCGTCGTGCTCCGCGAGTATCGCGTCGGCTTCGGCTGCGGCCCGGGCGGCGCGCACCGCGGTGCAGCGCTGCGCGTGCCGGATGTCCGACAGTATCCTCAAGAGCCGTGTTGTCTTGCTTTTCAAGGTCTTCTCCCGCCAGTGCGCATCTCGAGGGATGCGCTTCCAACCAGTGTAGGACGCGTTCGCGGGCCTGGCGGGAGAATGTGGCGTGCATGCCGCACGCCGAGGGATAGTACTTACTGGGCCGCGGCGACGGCCTGCTCCTGCAGCGCTTCCTCGCGGCGCTCTTCCACGCAGCGCTGATGCTGGCGCGACAGGCGGTTCATCAGCGGCAGCAGCAGCAGTGCGAGCAGCATGCCGATCGCGGCGAGCCAGCCGAGCTTCTCGAACAGCGACAGGTAGAGCGGCAGCGATTCGGTGGCCGGCAGTTCGTGCGACGGCATCTGCGCGAAGTTCGCGACGACGCTGCCGAGATACTGCGACACGCCCGTCGCGACGAAATACGCACCCATCATGAAGCCGCTCATGCGCGCCGGCACGTAACGGGCGATCATCGCGAGGCCGAGGCCGCTCACCAGCAGTTCGCCGAGCGAGTAGAGGCCGTAGCCCCACACCATGAACCACGACGACACGCGGCCGTCGACCGCGTAGCGGCCGCTGATCGTGAACACGAGGTAGCCCGCGGCGACCGCGCCGAAGCCGAGCGCATACTTCGCGGCGACCGGCAGGTCGCGGCCGCCCTTCGCGACCGCGTTGTAGATCCACACGAGCACCGGGCTCAGCAGCATGATCCAGATCGGGTTCAGCGCCTGGAACTGCGCGGCGCTCCACGTGAACAGCGTCGTGCCGAACAGGATGAAGCGCGGATCGACGTTGCGCAGCGCGAACAGCGTCAGCGACGTCGACATCTGCACATAGAAGATGAAGAACAGGATCACCTGGCCGATCAGCACGAGCGCCGCGATCAGGCCCGCGCGCTCCGAGCGCTCCGAGTTCGCGATCATGTACGCGAAGATCGCGAGGATCGCGAACGCTGCCGTCCACACGCTGGCGACCGCGAGCTGCTTGTGCTGCAGCACGTACAGCGTGACCAGCGCGAGCGCGACGCCGCCGAGGGCGACCGCGCCGAGGCGCTTCCAGCGGATCGGTTGGTCGTCGGGCTGCGAGCCGACATGCGCGAGCGTGCGGTGCATCAGCATGAAGTTGAGGATCGCGAGCAGCATGCCGCCGCAGCAGACCGCGAACGCGGCGTGCCAGCCCCAGTGATCCTTGATCCACGGCGTCGCGAGCATCGACACCGTCGAGCCGATGTTGACCGCCATGTAGTAGATCGTGAACGCGCTGTCGATGCGCGCGTCGTCGCCTTCGTAGATGCGGCGCACGAGGTTCGCCGCGTTGGCCTTGAACAGGCCGTTGCCGACGACGATCACGCCGAGCGACGCGTACATGTACGTCAGCTGATCGTTCGGTACCGCGAGCATCAGGTAGCCGGCGCACAGCACGGCCGCGCCGATGATCATCGTGCGACGGGCGCCGAGCACCTTGTCGCCGATCCAGCCGCCGATCGACGGTGCCGCATAGACGAGCGCGGTGAACGCACCCCAGGTCAGGTTCGCATGGCTGTCGGTGAAACCGAGCCGGTCGACCATGAAGAGGACCAGGAGCGCGGCCATGCCGTAGTAGCCGAAGCGCTCCCACATTTCGATGAGGAAGACCGTCGTGAACGATCGGGTTTGGGAAACAGGTGAATGCATCATCAATCTCGGTTGAAACGGACGCCACGGATCACGCGTCGTCTGGGGTCGAACTGGCGCCGGTGCGCGATGGGCCGGGTAGGCCTTGCGCTGGCGATGGAACAGTCGGGCGGTTAGCCCGGGCCGGGGCCGGACACCGCCTGATGAGGCGGGGAAGGGCTCCGACCGGCGCGCGAATGGTAACGTTCGCCGGTCCGGTGCGTCAGGTATGTGCCACTCAGGGAAACTCCCGATGTGGCAGCAGCTTTCAGGAACATTCGTCTCTTCATCTATTTGTAAGATTTTCTGCCGGCCCTCCGCAGATTCCCGGAGAGCCGCTTGCAGCTTGCCTG comes from Burkholderia pyrrocinia and encodes:
- the rarD gene encoding EamA family transporter RarD translates to MTGYPEAGRGLMLSVMASTLFALMSAYAKLLAPLTGLDIFAWRVLWTAPGALALVALRGRWPALVELLRRSVRDWRLLIALPVSATLLGVQLWLFLWAPLHGRMLEVSLGYFLLPLTMVLVGRFYYHERLDPLQWAAVACAALGVAHEVWATRAFAWPTLVVALGYPPYFVLRRRINADSLAAFAVEIALLCPIAFAMVATSTTRVGNHPVLWAALLPGLGVLSTLALASYLKASRMLPMALFGILGYVEPVLLVAVSLLLLGETLSVAKLATYGPIWVAVALTAWHSAMLMRRLPARG
- the hpnA gene encoding hopanoid-associated sugar epimerase; translated protein: MTDTSRDLVLVTGASGFVGSAVARIAQQKGYAVRVLVRPTSPRTNVADLDAEIVTGDMRDEASMRAALRGVRYLLHVAADYRLWAPDPDEIERANLEGAVATMRAARAEGVERIVYTSSVATLKVTSSGDPSDENRPLTPEQAIGVYKRSKVLAERAVERMIADEGLPAVIVNPSTPIGPRDVKPTPTGRIIVEAALGKIPAFVDTGLNLVHVDDVAHGHFLALERGRIGERYILGGENLPLQQMLADIAQMTGRKAPTIALPRWPLYPLAAGAEAIAKFTKKEPFVTVDGLRMSKNKMYFTSAKAERELGYRARPYREGLRDALDWFGSAGYLK
- a CDS encoding OpgC domain-containing protein; protein product: MSLSMPPSATVQPSRSGRLIEVDFFRGIVLLMIVVDHIGASVLSRVTLHAFALCDAAEVFVFLGGFATASAYGAIAERHGARAAQRRFVRRAMQIYRAFLATSTLMLVVSAVLDHYGIDAPNLALDDVSVMLASPLTGLAELMTFQRQPYLASVLPMYVLFALASPVLVPFARRHPWLLVAFSVASWIAAGWLGPELLDTDGFRWSFNPFAWQLMFVAGVLARCQPFYRRIALGRWGAAATGVACAVVLGCASYKLFSGLPLPEGVLKRDLALPRVVSFAAVAWLMADWVRYGWIARIAQAVRPVVAVGQRGLICFVAGAAISLVIDSLLHPVASGAELRHIGVGLVADACALGLMMAVAGSGTWIARWRGAAA
- a CDS encoding glycosyltransferase, which gives rise to MMLVLAFLVSGLSLMIWIVLLVARGGFWRAVPARPLSPDARGAAAEAGWPAVVAVVPARNEADVIARAATSLLEQDYPGDFHLIIVDDHSDDGTADAARAAALAINRADRLTVLAAKPLPAGWSGKVWAQSQGIAAVQTLGLPADYLLLTDADIGHPPDAVAQLVTRAQAESRDLVSLMVRLRCDSFWEKALIPAFVFFFAKLYPFSWINNPRNRTAGAAGGCMLVKRTALEEAGGIESIRGALIDDCSLAAQIKHRGSGRHPIRLDLADRSVSLRPYDSWRDIWNMIARTAFTQLHYSPLLLAGTLLGMAIIYLVPPIAALAYGARAWPAWLAWASMCAAYGPMLRYYRRSPLWAPALPLVALFYVGATFASAWRYWRGKGGQWKARVQAPVDR
- a CDS encoding peptide MFS transporter, with amino-acid sequence MMHSPVSQTRSFTTVFLIEMWERFGYYGMAALLVLFMVDRLGFTDSHANLTWGAFTALVYAAPSIGGWIGDKVLGARRTMIIGAAVLCAGYLMLAVPNDQLTYMYASLGVIVVGNGLFKANAANLVRRIYEGDDARIDSAFTIYYMAVNIGSTVSMLATPWIKDHWGWHAAFAVCCGGMLLAILNFMLMHRTLAHVGSQPDDQPIRWKRLGAVALGGVALALVTLYVLQHKQLAVASVWTAAFAILAIFAYMIANSERSERAGLIAALVLIGQVILFFIFYVQMSTSLTLFALRNVDPRFILFGTTLFTWSAAQFQALNPIWIMLLSPVLVWIYNAVAKGGRDLPVAAKYALGFGAVAAGYLVFTISGRYAVDGRVSSWFMVWGYGLYSLGELLVSGLGLAMIARYVPARMSGFMMGAYFVATGVSQYLGSVVANFAQMPSHELPATESLPLYLSLFEKLGWLAAIGMLLALLLLPLMNRLSRQHQRCVEERREEALQEQAVAAAQ
- the ispH gene encoding 4-hydroxy-3-methylbut-2-enyl diphosphate reductase — its product is MRVILAQPRGFCAGVVRAIEIVDRALQQHGAPVYVRHEIVHNRHVVENLRNKGARFVEELDEVPHGAVAIFSAHGVAQTVERDAETRGLDVLDATCPLVTKVHVQGRQYVAAGRRLILIGHAGHPEVEGTIGQIPAEVILVQSEAEVDTLTLPVDTPVAYITQTTLSVDDTRGIIEALQRRFTDLVGPDTRDICYATQNRQAAVRELSEQVDVLLVVGATNSSNSNRLREIGTESGVPSYLVADGSEVKAEWFAGVQTVGLTAGASAPEEMVEDVIGALRALGPVDVATMAGREEKVEFKLPAKLTQAVAREV
- the hpnH gene encoding adenosyl-hopene transferase HpnH, which produces MSIPLLQQVRVGAYIVRQHLSGNKRYPLALMLEPLFRCNLACNGCGKIDYPDPILNQRLSVEECLQAVDECGAPVVSIAGGEPLLHKEMPEIVKGIMKRKKFVYLCTNALLMEKKMDDYEPSPYFVWSVHLDGDQQAHDHSVSQEGVYDKAVAAIKEAKRRGFRVNINCTLFNDAVPERVAKFFDTLKPIGVDGITVSPGYAYERAPDQQHFLNRDKTKNLFREILKRGEGGKRWSFSQSSLFLDFLAGNQTYKCTPWGNPARTVFGWQKPCYLVGEGYVKTFKELMETTEWDNYGVGNYEKCADCMVHCGFEATAVMDTIAHPLKALRVSKKGIKTDGPFAPDISIAKQRPAEYVFSRHVEIKLDEIQRAGKGKLQKPAKPATAA
- a CDS encoding phage tail protein, with the protein product MNLNDQIDSLNTGVDQLLHDHHAAQQAARSAEAFARAAAAEARAAAERHAAAETEAQAAAQRHTAAAADAEAAQQRHANATAAAETAAQRHTDATAQAEAAVQRHAEATALTEALAQRHADAEAASQRHAAAIAEAEAAAQRHHAAAIEAEAAAQRHAAATVEAEAAAKRHAEATVEAEAATQRHTAAIAEAEALAQRHTQAIAETQAAAQRHADATAEAEAVTQRHVEAIAQAEAAAQRHTEAIAQAEAAAQHHAKAIADAEALVEAVVKEAATTVAAATAVAAEVVEPADTPAAEPAAEPPINAAAPAATDAATDAGTAIVATAPAGTAVEIKAATAPADKSTLHVSRPTQHELTLTINGESITLHPEQLGQLIEELAHARASMQPEPPPGIPAGWRFVTTKNPMMAVQKQSNGDRLLVARHTGYGWVPFTFSPDVVVQMYMMLTQR
- a CDS encoding acylphosphatase, with the translated sequence MSRNELDERIETYYVRVRGVVQGVGFRHATVREAHALKLRGWVANLEDGSVEAMIQGTGAQIDRMLAWLRHGPPAARVTEVTFEERRTEKRFERFQQQ